Below is a window of Arabidopsis thaliana chromosome 2, partial sequence DNA.
AGTTGCAAAAGTTTATGACCATCTGAAATTGCAGGACGTCTGTTGCACACATGGATTCGCCAGAGATTGTGGATTTGGGGATAAGCCAGATGTTGTTATTGGTTTTACAGGATGACGTAGATGCCGAGTTAGATGTATTATCACTCTCCTTTTTACATTACCAAGTGTCTTCGAGTTTATGTTAATGATTCAGTATTTTATTCTGAGTGCTTTTGAATATCTCCACGGCTTTGTATGCAGGTACATATGGTTGGTGGTTATGAAGATGTCGACATAAAAGTTTGTCTCtagattttctatttctcaGTCTACTTAGTTCTAAGCTGTAGAGAGGTCTTTAGCTGAATGTCTTGACCGTTATGTGCAGAATGCTGATGGTGTTGGTGACTATGCCAAACCAGAGGGTTATTCATTTCCGTTGTGTTGCAAATTAGTAGAAACTTtgcagaagagaagagaaaacttTCACATTCAAACCCTCTTTATTCTTGGGCACAATACCAAGTTGGATTCACAAGCAAACACGTGCCCCATTTTTAATGGATGCCTGGTTAGTAGTCTAATATGTCTGCTTCTTCTCTACTATGCTAATTAGAAGATGTACTAAGTCATTCTTTACAAATAGAGAAATGGAAATTGACCCTCATTCATCTAAACTTGATAGGTGACATGTACTAAGTACACTTTTGTAATTGGTTTTCATTGTCAAAATACTGTCTTTCTTCCTTAGGGACTAACTAGACAATAGAATTGCTTGAAATTTGTTCATATGAATCAGTAATCAGCGTAACCATGTTTCTTTATAACCTTTTTATCAGGTGAATACCAGCACCGGTGCAATCTTGCCAGCCAGTTTCAACAGAACATCTAGATGTCCGGATGAGATCGTTAGAAGAATTCGAGTTTCATCATCGTTTGAAGATTCTAGCTGGAAGGGAAAGTTACTTGACACATATGACACAAAAACTGATAGATTCATCATCGCACCATGCCGCTGGTAAAAACAAAACGCTACTTCTGTCACATTACATATAATTGCATCTACCATTATATATTGTCTTTCTCACCAGATTTAATGTAATTACTCTATCCACTACTCCTCATTACAGTTTCATAAATCGTGTTTATGTTTGTAATATAGGACAATGCGCTTGATTGAATATGTTTGGGAACTTAATCAGCTTACTGATGAAGAAATCCTCACTAACTGTTCCACCTCACCTTCTGCTGAAGGTCCAGACTTCGTAAACAGTTTAAGAAGGTTAGTCATTTTGGAAGCTTCCACTGGATCATTATCTAGAACACAAACAGGACATAGGAAAATTTgcattctctttctttttgtgtgttttaggAATTGGGGATATTTACTGAAATATCCAGAATGGAGCAAAACATTCCCAAGGAGGCAACCACGTGTGTTTGAAAGAACTGTCGATGGACACTGGAAAAAATGCTGACTTTCTCATCTAATCATCATGACATTATCCAGAAATCTGGCTAAAAACAACGGTTAGTGTATCTAACATTTTGAGATTTATGTAAATGGTCAAGAACACATGTGATTGATTCTTGGACAcagaaaatgtttgatttatctttttgactttttgtatCAAACGTTGCAAGTTTGGTTCCTATGAAAATATGGGCCGGATCAGGCCCGGTAGACCTATATGTTGCCCATGGTAGACATTCCAATCTCAAATCCAAACCAGAGACATTCCAATCGAAACAATAATACACTTAGGCCTTAGCATGATTTCGTAAACGTAGTCCGACCTAACTTTCACCAACAAAACGACGGATATAAGGCATTCTGTTTCTAGAAAGTAGAATAAACCAAAGAGGGCCATTCTTGTAATACCTTATTTCCGAAAGATGTTGAACTAAGCCTAACCGGGCTGGATATAATAAGGCATCGTTATGGGttttaaatttacaatttaactaacgaaaaggaaaaagggaATAGGTCAAAGGATAAAAAGCAGCGGTTAAAACTAGGGTTACTTAATCCACTTTTCGGttttaattacttatttaTTTCCCCTTGAATTGGTGTAGTCGTATGCTAGTATTACTATTAGATCTCATTACTTATAGGGAACAAATATAAACTCGatagtttgatttgatttgaatttatttagaTTAGATTATACCGTAATGAAAAAACACAGTAgtatttaaataagaaaaaaaagcacaAAAATAACAAGCGAGCGAGTTagacaagaagaaagcaacaatacaaatttaaatacaaaataaattatataaaaagagaataaaaatccCTAAAACTGCGAGCGTTTTTGtttgtgagagagaagaagagagagacgagTCTGTATGGCAAAAGGAtgaggaaggaagaagaagaagaagcaggatCTTATAACATGAACGTCGACGAtactaacaacaacaacaactataTCTGCACTGATAATGATTAcatcgaagaagatgaagataatAGCAACACTAAGAAGAGCCAAACACAAGCATGGGGCACGTGGGAAGAGCTGTTATTAGCATGCGCCGTTAAACGACACGGATTTGGTGATTGGGATTCCGTCGCTACGGAGGTTCGATCCCGgagctctctctctcacctCCTCGCTTCCGCTAATGATTGTAGGCACAAGTATCGAGATCTCAAGCGTCGATTTCacgaacaagaaaaaacagatgTGACGGCGacggtggaagaagaagaagaagaagaagagagagttggTAATAATATCCCGTGGCTTGAACAGCTACGTAACCTTCGTGTAGCTGAGCTCCGTCGTGAAGTTGAGCGTTATGATTGTTCGATACTGTACGGAATCAATGaatctcctctgcttcttctctttctctccgtCGGATCTGAGATTTTTCTTccgattttgaatttgtttgattttttttgttcttagaTCGCTTCAATTGAAAGTTAAGAAATtagaggaggagagagaagTCGGAGAAGAGAAACCAGATCTGGAAAACGagaggaaagaagagagatcgGAGAACGATGGTTCTGAATCTGAGCACCGTGAAAAGGCGGTTTCAGCGGCGGAGGAATCTGATCGGGAAAATAGGTCGATGAACGAGTCCAACTCGACAGCAAccgccggagaagaagagagagtttgCGGAGACGAACCGAGTCAAACTCGAGAAGATGATTCCGGTAATGATAAGAATCCGGATCCTGATCCGGTTAACAAGGATGCGACGGctgcggaggaggaggaaggaTCGGTTAGTAGAGGATCGGAAGCGAGTCACTCAGACGAGTTAGGCGAGTCAGGGACATCGGAAAGTAAATGGAAACGGAAACGAAGGAAACAGGGTGGTGCCGGCGAGATCAGATCGGCTGAGAGTAAATCACAGCCGTTGATTAGTCTTCTTGATCTGATTCGGTCCCATCCGCGTGGATCTTTGTTCGAACGCCGGCTTCGGAGCCAGGTATGCTAATATCTTTTTTCCCTTAacttcttatatttttatatttaattataatcttaaatcttaatcaatttattattacgcgtttcttttctcttttacgTTTCTTTGTTCATTCCTAAATcccaaaattataatttaacaaaattccTTCTAactaaaaattcataaaataagatagtcattgtaatttgtattctAGAAATCTTACAAGTATATTCTGAAGATATATTCTGTATTATTTATGGAAGCTtcattttggaaattttattCGAGAATTTATGGGAATGTTTAAATATGGAGAGAGAAGGTGAAGagggaaaaaataattaatttaacgAACCCACTTTTTTCGTGGTCACCGTTGTCGTTTTGGTCACTCAATCCAGTCCACGTGGCAGAGTCTTGGTGTAGCATGGCTTTATCGTGTCTTCCCgctaactttttatttattttgggcTTTTAGTTGGTACTAATGGGCCTATATTTGTAACTTACGTTTATAAATCCATTAAAACGCAGGAGGCTAAGGATTACAAGAGCATGGTTAAGCAACATTTGGACATTGAGACAATACAGAGAAAGTTGAAGCAAGGATCTTATGATTCTTCAAGCCTCATTTTTTACAGAGATCTACAGCTTCTCTTCACAAACGCAATTGTCTTCTTTCCTTTATCTTCCTCAGAATCGATGGCAGCTCACGAACTACGAGCTGTTGTTTCTCaagaaatgagaaaagagaCCGGAAAAGCTGGCCCCAGGTTAATAAAACAGGAAGCATCCGGTATGCGTAGTGGCAAAGCGGATGCTGAAACATCAGACTCGTCTCTCTCTAGGCAGAAATCTTCAGGTCCTCTTGTCGTTTGTAAGAAGAGGCGTTCTGTTTCCGCTAAGGCTTCTCCTTCGTCATCAAGCTTTAGC
It encodes the following:
- a CDS encoding protein N-terminal asparagine amidohydrolase family protein (protein N-terminal asparagine amidohydrolase family protein; Has 155 Blast hits to 154 proteins in 65 species: Archae - 0; Bacteria - 0; Metazoa - 122; Fungi - 0; Plants - 28; Viruses - 0; Other Eukaryotes - 5 (source: NCBI BLink).), whose amino-acid sequence is MIYVGGVQFLDESSSFSLSSSSQGSSLLVDVMSHPVITLASDSFKNLEEKNVSFDESDSESSTKDRYVYIFQREFAVVNPALVDFVGTDEATTCVGLVIRNRKSGMTSVAHMDSPEIVDLGISQMLLLVLQDDVDAELDVHMVGGYEDVDIKNADGVGDYAKPEGYSFPLCCKLVETLQKRRENFHIQTLFILGHNTKLDSQANTCPIFNGCLVNTSTGAILPASFNRTSRCPDEIVRRIRVSSSFEDSSWKGKLLDTYDTKTDRFIIAPCRWTMRLIEYVWELNQLTDEEILTNCSTSPSAEGPDFVNSLRRNWGYLLKYPEWSKTFPRRQPRVFERTVDGHWKKC
- a CDS encoding protein N-terminal asparagine amidohydrolase family protein, whose protein sequence is MIYVGGVQFLDESSSFSLSSSSQGSSLLVDVMSHPVITLASDSFKNLEEKNVSFDESDSESSTKDRYVYIFQREFAVVNPALVDFVGTDEATTCVGLVIRNRKSGMTSVAHMDSPEIVDLGISQMLLLVLQDDVDAELDVHMVGGYEDVDIKNADGVGDYAKPEGYSFPLCCKLVETLQKRRENFHIQTLFILGHNTKLDSQANTCPIFNGCLVNTSTGAILPASFNRTSRCPDEIVRRIRVSSSFEDSSWKGKLLDTYDTKTDRFIIAPCRWTMRLIEYVWELNQLTDEEILTNCSTSPSAEGPDFVNSLRRLVILEASTGSLSRTQTGHRKICILFLFVCFRNWGYLLKYPEWSKTFPRRQPRVFERTVDGHWKKC
- a CDS encoding protein N-terminal asparagine amidohydrolase family protein, with protein sequence MATSFGEQGSSLLVDVMSHPVITLASDSFKNLEEKNVSFDESDSESSTKDRYVYIFQREFAVVNPALVDFVGTDEATTCVGLVIRNRKSGMTSVAHMDSPEIVDLGISQMLLLVLQDDVDAELDVHMVGGYEDVDIKNADGVGDYAKPEGYSFPLCCKLVETLQKRRENFHIQTLFILGHNTKLDSQANTCPIFNGCLVNTSTGAILPASFNRTSRCPDEIVRRIRVSSSFEDSSWKGKLLDTYDTKTDRFIIAPCRWTMRLIEYVWELNQLTDEEILTNCSTSPSAEGPDFVNSLRRNWGYLLKYPEWSKTFPRRQPRVFERTVDGHWKKC
- a CDS encoding DNA-binding bromodomain-containing protein (DNA-binding bromodomain-containing protein; FUNCTIONS IN: DNA binding; EXPRESSED IN: stem, male gametophyte, flower, carpel; EXPRESSED DURING: 4 anthesis, petal differentiation and expansion stage; CONTAINS InterPro DOMAIN/s: SANT, DNA-binding (InterPro:IPR001005), Homeodomain-like (InterPro:IPR009057), Myb, DNA-binding (InterPro:IPR014778), Bromodomain (InterPro:IPR001487), MYB-like (InterPro:IPR017877); BEST Arabidopsis thaliana protein match is: DNA-binding bromodomain-containing protein (TAIR:AT3G60110.1); Has 27183 Blast hits to 17808 proteins in 1233 species: Archae - 48; Bacteria - 2443; Metazoa - 11960; Fungi - 2852; Plants - 1222; Viruses - 306; Other Eukaryotes - 8352 (source: NCBI BLink).), translating into MRKEEEEEAGSYNMNVDDTNNNNNYICTDNDYIEEDEDNSNTKKSQTQAWGTWEELLLACAVKRHGFGDWDSVATEVRSRSSLSHLLASANDCRHKYRDLKRRFHEQEKTDVTATVEEEEEEEERVGNNIPWLEQLRNLRVAELRREVERYDCSILSLQLKVKKLEEEREVGEEKPDLENERKEERSENDGSESEHREKAVSAAEESDRENRSMNESNSTATAGEEERVCGDEPSQTREDDSGNDKNPDPDPVNKDATAAEEEEGSVSRGSEASHSDELGESGTSESKWKRKRRKQGGAGEIRSAESKSQPLISLLDLIRSHPRGSLFERRLRSQEAKDYKSMVKQHLDIETIQRKLKQGSYDSSSLIFYRDLQLLFTNAIVFFPLSSSESMAAHELRAVVSQEMRKETGKAGPRLIKQEASGMRSGKADAETSDSSLSRQKSSGPLVVCKKRRSVSAKASPSSSSFSQKDDTKEETLSEEKDNIATGVRSSRRANKVAAVVANNTKTGKGRNKQKQTESKTNSSNDNSSKQDTGKTEKKTVSADKKKSVADFLKRLKKNSPQKEAKDQNKSGGNVKKDSKTKPRELRSSSVGKKKAEVENTPVKRAPGRPQKKTAEATASASGKRGRDTGSTGKDNKQPKKRIRK